The window GCGCTGCTGCACCTGCCCGCCCTGCAGCGCGAGGAGCGGCGGCTGCGCGAGCAGGCCGATGAGGTACTGCAGTTCGTGGGCCTGTCCGACCATGCCGCCGACCAGGCGGCGGCTCTGCCGCCGGGGCAGCAGCGACTGGTGGAGATCGCCCGGGCGCTCGCGGCCCGGCCGTGCCTGCTGCTGCTCGATGAGCCGGCCGCGGGCCTCACGACTCACGAGACGGAAGTGTTGGGCGAGCTGATCGGCCGCATCGCCGCCACCGGGCTGACCACGGTGCTGATCGAGCATGACATGAGCCTGGTGATGGATGTCTGCAGCCTCGTGGCCGTACTGGACCAGGGCAAGCTGCTGGTGGTGGACGAGCCCCGGGCCATCCAGGCCAACCCCCAGGTGGTTGCCGCGTACCTGGGCGACGAGGAGTAGCGGCGCGATTCATCGCGCCGGAGGGACACGTACCCGAGATGGCCTCGCGGAGCCGTATGGGTACGCGACGGACATGGGCGCGATGAATCGCGCCGCTACACGCCATGACCAACAGCCTGCTGCTCACCTTATCCGGCCTCAACGTCTACTACGGGCGCCTGCACGTGCTCAAGGGCGTGTCGCTGCACGTCAACGAGGGTGAGGTCGTGGCGCTGCTGGGGGCCAACGGCGCGGGGAAGACGACGGCCCTGCGGGCCATCAGTGGTCTGCTGCGCCCCGCCAGCGGCACCCTGACTTTCGCCGGCCAGAGGATCGCGGGGCACAGCCCCGAGCGTCTGGTGCGGCTGGGCATCACCCAGGTGCCCGAGGGGCGACAGGTGTTCGGCCCGCTGTCGGTGCAGGATAACCTGCTGCTCGGGGCGTACACGCGCCTGCGCCGGATGCCGACGCGCGAACTGCAGTCCGACCTGGAGCGCATCTTCGAGCTGTTCCCGCCGCTGCGTGACAGCCGCCTGCGCCGCGCCGGCAGCCTCTCGGGCGGCCAGCAGCAGATGCTGGCGATGGGCCGGGCGCTCATGGCCCGCCCGCGGCTGCTGCTGCTGGATGAGCCCTGCCTCGGCCTCGCCCCGCTGGTCTCCCGCCAGATCATGCAGACGATCGTGCGCCTGCGCGAGGAGGGGACCACGATCCTCCTCGTCGAGCAGAACGCGCGTGCCGCGCTCCGCATCGCCGACCGCGGCTATGTCATGGAGACCGGCAAGCTGGTCCTGGAGGGGTCGGCCGAGGAACTCATGCGCAACAAGGACGTCCGCCGGGCGTATCTGGGGAAGGACTACGAAGAGGTCTAGGCCCCGCGTGGGCGCGCGTGAGGACACGCGCGCCCACGCGGCACTTGTCGCTTCCCGATTCCCGGGTCCCGAGGTCCCGCCATGGCCATCTACAACCCGCGCTATGAGAGCATGAACCGCGAGGAGCTGCTGCAACTCCAGCTCGAGCGGCTGCAGGCCACCGTCAACCGCTGCTACAAGAACGTCCCCTTCTACCGGCGCCGGCTGGATGACCTGGGCATCGAGCCCGAGGGGCTCCAGAGCCTCGACGACCTCCGCGCCCTGCCCTTCACGACCAAGGCCGACCTGCGCCAGGCCTACCCGTACGACCTGGTGGCCGTGCCGCTGCGCGAGGTTGTGCGGTTCCACCTGTCGTCGGGCAGCACCGGCTCCCCGACCGTCATCGCCTACACCGCCAACGACCTGAAGCACTGGACGGAGCTGGTGGCGCGCAACTTCGCGGCCGGGGAGATCACGCGCGAGGACGTCGTGCAGATCTTCTTCGGCTACGGGCTCTTCTCGGGCGGCTTCGGCCTGCACCAGGGCGCCGAGGCCATCGGGGCCTCGGTCTTGCCCGTGTCCGAGGCCGAGCTGCCCCAGCAGGTGAAGATCATGCAGGATTTCCGTAGCACCGCGCTGGTGGGCATGCCCAGCTACGCCCTCGCCATCGCGGGCGCGATGGAGCAGATGGGGATCGAGGCGAACTCGCTCAGCTTGCGGGTGGGCCTGTTCGGGGCGGAGCCGTGGAGCGAGGAGCGGCGCGCGGAGATCGAGCAGCGCCTGTACATCCGCGCGTACGACATCTACGGCCTGGCGGAGATGGGCGGCCCCGGGGTGGCCGGAGAGTGCCCCGAGCGCAATGGCCTGCACCTGGCGGAGGATCACTACCTGGTCGAGGTGCTGGACCCCGACACCGGCGAGCCGGTGCCCGAGGGCTGCGAAGGGGAGCTGGTCTTCACCACCCTGACCAAGGAGGCGCTGCCGCTCATCCGCTACCGCTCGCGCGACCTGGCTTCCCTGGACACGCGGCCCTGCCCGTGCGGGCGGACCACCGCGCGCATGTCCCGCGTCTTCCGCCGCACCGATGACATGGTCATCATCCACGGCATGAACCTGTTCCCCGCCGACGTGGCGCGGGTGCTGACGGACTTCCGCGAAGTCAGTCCGCACTTCCAGCTCGTCGTGGAGCACCCCGGTGCGCTGGACGAACTCAACGTCCGGCTGGAGCTGGCGGGCCTGCCCAGTGACATCAGCGAGCGGGTGTTCCGCGTGCGGGACACGATCGCCCAGCGCCTGCGGCAGGAGTTGGGGGTGGACCTACGGGTAACGCTGCTGGAACCGCGCAGCCTCAGCGGCCAGTCCGGCAAGTACCCGCGGGTGGTGGACCAGCGGAAAGTCTAGGGCCGCAACCGTTCCCCCTCCCTGTGAGACGCGCAGCGTCTCCGGAGGGGGCAGGGGGTAGGCAGCCGTGGCCGGTTCCCTACGACGCCCTACCCCCGCTGCTGCGCAGCGACCCCTCCCTGAAGGGAGGGGTTGGCGGTAGGCAGCCGTTGCCGTTCCCCACAGCCTCCTCCCCCCCGCTCCTTCGCCTCTACACTACCCGGTTGACCGGCGGCTCGCCGGCCAGGATGTTGACGATGTTCACGCAGGTGTCGCGGCGCACGTCCTCCACTGCCTCCTCGGAGTAGAAGGCGACATGGGGCGTGAGGATGACGTGCGGGAAGCTGCGGAGGGGGTGGTCCATGGGCAGCGGTTCCTGCTCGTGGACATCCAGCCCGGCGCCGGCGAGGGCCCCCGCCTGCAGCGCCGCCACGAGCGCCTCGGTGTCCACGACCGAACCTCGGCAGGTGTTCACCAGATAGGCCGTCGGCTTCATCAGACCCAGCGTCCGAGCATTGATGAGGTGGTGGGTCTCGTCGGTCCCCGGCACGTGCAGGTCCACGACGTCGGACCGCTGGAGCAACTCGTCCAGAGAGACCAACTCGACCGGCCGGCCGTCTACGGCTACATCGCTGGCGTAGGCATCGAAGCCGATGACTTCCTTGAAGAACGGGCGGGTGCGCTGCACGACCGCGCGGCCGATGCCGCCCATGCCGATGACGCCGAGGGTCAGTTGGTTCAGGCGGCGGACGGGCACGAGGTAGTCACTCGACCATTCGCCCGCGCGCACCTTGTCGGTGGTGAAGACCAGCTTGCGGACGAGGGCCAGGATGAGCGCGGCGGCGTGGTCGGCGACCTCGTCGGTGCAGTACTTGGGGGAGTTGGTGACGGCGATCCCGCGCTGCCGGCAGTAGTCCAGGTCAATGTTGTCCACGCCGATGCCGTTGCGGGACACGACCTTGAGGTTCGGGCATGCGTCGATGACCGCCGGGGTGACCGGGGCCCACTGCGTGATGATGGCGATGGGGTCCACGCCGGCGACGGCAGCA is drawn from bacterium and contains these coding sequences:
- a CDS encoding phenylacetate--CoA ligase, with protein sequence MAIYNPRYESMNREELLQLQLERLQATVNRCYKNVPFYRRRLDDLGIEPEGLQSLDDLRALPFTTKADLRQAYPYDLVAVPLREVVRFHLSSGSTGSPTVIAYTANDLKHWTELVARNFAAGEITREDVVQIFFGYGLFSGGFGLHQGAEAIGASVLPVSEAELPQQVKIMQDFRSTALVGMPSYALAIAGAMEQMGIEANSLSLRVGLFGAEPWSEERRAEIEQRLYIRAYDIYGLAEMGGPGVAGECPERNGLHLAEDHYLVEVLDPDTGEPVPEGCEGELVFTTLTKEALPLIRYRSRDLASLDTRPCPCGRTTARMSRVFRRTDDMVIIHGMNLFPADVARVLTDFREVSPHFQLVVEHPGALDELNVRLELAGLPSDISERVFRVRDTIAQRLRQELGVDLRVTLLEPRSLSGQSGKYPRVVDQRKV
- a CDS encoding ABC transporter ATP-binding protein, whose product is MTATMRQPAAETERAPLLELRHLTKTFGGLRAVDDVTLGVPPAHVFGLIGPNGAGKTTLFNVVSGLYAATAGEILLDGKRLTGLPQHAIAARGVARTFQNLQVFGGMTVLENVLVGCHRHGSQGVVSALLHLPALQREERRLREQADEVLQFVGLSDHAADQAAALPPGQQRLVEIARALAARPCLLLLDEPAAGLTTHETEVLGELIGRIAATGLTTVLIEHDMSLVMDVCSLVAVLDQGKLLVVDEPRAIQANPQVVAAYLGDEE
- a CDS encoding ABC transporter ATP-binding protein, which gives rise to MLTLSGLNVYYGRLHVLKGVSLHVNEGEVVALLGANGAGKTTALRAISGLLRPASGTLTFAGQRIAGHSPERLVRLGITQVPEGRQVFGPLSVQDNLLLGAYTRLRRMPTRELQSDLERIFELFPPLRDSRLRRAGSLSGGQQQMLAMGRALMARPRLLLLDEPCLGLAPLVSRQIMQTIVRLREEGTTILLVEQNARAALRIADRGYVMETGKLVLEGSAEELMRNKDVRRAYLGKDYEEV
- a CDS encoding C-terminal binding protein codes for the protein MPKVFITDYTIAEELDVEESILAQAGLSLVRAQTTTEDEVLAAVAGVDPIAIITQWAPVTPAVIDACPNLKVVSRNGIGVDNIDLDYCRQRGIAVTNSPKYCTDEVADHAAALILALVRKLVFTTDKVRAGEWSSDYLVPVRRLNQLTLGVIGMGGIGRAVVQRTRPFFKEVIGFDAYASDVAVDGRPVELVSLDELLQRSDVVDLHVPGTDETHHLINARTLGLMKPTAYLVNTCRGSVVDTEALVAALQAGALAGAGLDVHEQEPLPMDHPLRSFPHVILTPHVAFYSEEAVEDVRRDTCVNIVNILAGEPPVNRVV